Genomic segment of Pacificitalea manganoxidans:
CCCGGCGGCCTGCGGCGCGAGTTCTGGCGCGACATCAGGAGCGGAGACGATGGAATGGCGCGACGGATCGATTTGAACTGCGACATGGGCGAAGGCTTCGGCGCCTATGTGATTGGCGACGACGCGGCGATGATGGCGCTGGTCAGTTCGGCCAATGTCGCCTGCGGGTTCCACGGCGGCGATCCCAGCGTGATGCGCGACACCATCACCTTGGCGCGGGAGCATGGCGTGTCGGTCGGGGCGCATCCGTCGTTTCAGGATCTGCACGGGTTTGGGCGGCGCCGGATCAGCGGTGAGCGCCCCGAAGATCTGGAAGCGCAGCTGATCTATCAGATTTCGGCGATGCAGGGCATGTGCGCGGCGCATGGGCACCGGATGACTCATGTGAAGCCGCATGGCGCGCTCAACAACATGGCCGCCGCCGATCCCGATCTTGCCGCGCTGTGCGTCCGGGCGGTGCAGCGGGTGGATCCCGATCTGGTCTATGTCTCATTGCCCTATTCCGAGACATGGACAGCGGCGGAGCGGGCGGGGCTGCGGCTTGCCTGCGAGATCTACGCGGACCGAAGCTATACCGACGAAGGCGCATTGACCCCGCGCAGCGCGCCGGGGGCGGTGATCCATGATCCGGCGCAGAGCCTCGATCAAGTGCTGGAGATGGTCGTGAACGGCCACATCCCGACCACAGGCGGAAAACGCCTGCCGGTGGAGCCCGTGACGCTGTGTGTGCATGGCGACACCCCCGGCGCGGTCGACATCGCCCGCGCGCTGCGCACCGCGCTTGAGGAAAACGGAATCACCATCGCGCCCTTTGCCGGGGCTGGTGCGGCTGGGGAAGCCGGGCGCTAGGCGTCGATATCGGTACGCGGCCCTAGCAGCGGGGCGGTGAGCTTATCGCTTTGGCGCGGTATGTTGCGGCCCAGCGCCAGCGCGCGGTCATAGGCGGCGGCTGCGCGCGTCAGGTCCGCGCCGGTCGGTGCCTGCGCGCCGCTCCGCTCCCAGACCAGCCGCGCGGCGATGGCGGAGGGGCTGCTGTCGTCGGGGTGATCGGTCATGGGGTGATGCTCCTTTCGTGGTCTTGGGCGGCGGGGGCCATGCCGCCACATGGCGCACGGCGCGGGGTATGGATGCCACGGTGCGCGAATTCCTGTTCCAGCGCATGCGCCGCGCGGATCAGCACCGCATCCTGCCGGAACCCTGCGGCCAGTTGCACGGCCACGGGCACGCCGCCCTGTGCGGTATCGGTCAGACCCGCAGGCAGTGACAGCGCGGGGTGCCCGGTCAGCGAAAAAGCACTGCCTGCCGATCCGGTGGTAAAGCTCTGCACGGCGTCGGTTTCGGTGATCCGGGGCGCGGGCCCGTAGGTCATGGGTAACAGCAGCAGATCGACCTGTCCGAACAGCGCATCCACCTGCGCCACCAGACGGCGGCGTTCCCGCGTGGCGGCAAGGTAATCGACCGCGCGCAGATACATCCCGGTTTCCAGCTTATCGCGCAGGGCCTGTCCCATGCGGTGGCGCTGGGTCAGGAAATCACGCTCATGCAGGGTGAAGCTTTCGGCCCAGTTGATCGGCGCGGCGACAGCGCGGAATTGCGACG
This window contains:
- a CDS encoding LamB/YcsF family protein — protein: MARRIDLNCDMGEGFGAYVIGDDAAMMALVSSANVACGFHGGDPSVMRDTITLAREHGVSVGAHPSFQDLHGFGRRRISGERPEDLEAQLIYQISAMQGMCAAHGHRMTHVKPHGALNNMAAADPDLAALCVRAVQRVDPDLVYVSLPYSETWTAAERAGLRLACEIYADRSYTDEGALTPRSAPGAVIHDPAQSLDQVLEMVVNGHIPTTGGKRLPVEPVTLCVHGDTPGAVDIARALRTALEENGITIAPFAGAGAAGEAGR